The following are encoded together in the Deltaproteobacteria bacterium genome:
- a CDS encoding acyl-CoA dehydrogenase family protein translates to MDLTLSAEQEMLVDATRRFLARAWSLADTRATERDPRGFRPDVWRAMAGLGWQGMELPAADGGGGLGFVETILVLEEMGRVLLP, encoded by the coding sequence ATGGACCTGACGCTCAGCGCGGAGCAGGAGATGCTGGTCGACGCCACGAGGCGGTTTCTCGCCCGCGCCTGGTCGCTCGCTGACACGCGCGCCACCGAGCGCGATCCGCGCGGCTTTCGGCCCGACGTGTGGCGCGCGATGGCCGGGCTCGGGTGGCAAGGGATGGAGCTGCCCGCAGCCGACGGCGGGGGCGGCCTCGGGTTCGTCGAGACGATCCTCGTGCTCGAGGAGATGGGCCGGGTCCTCCTGCC